TTGGAACAAATGGGTATTAATAATTCGGCATAAGCCCTCAGACCGTCGCTGGGGGCTTTTTATTGGAAACTGTATAGTACTGTATTGAGCAACACAGCTTTTTGTAACTTGAATTCCTGCTTTAGAAAGGGTCTTAAAAATCCTTTCATCGTTAGTATTGAAACAAATGGAGTGTTTAATTGAAATGTTCATTCGGCATAAGCCCTCAGATCGTCACTGGGGGTTTTTTATTGGAAATTGTATAGTACTGTATTGAGCAGCACAGCTTTTTGTAACTTGAATTCTTACTTTATAACAAGTCTCACAAAATACGACTTTGCTAATATTGGAAAAGATGTTTCATTAGCTTAAGCCCTCAGACCATCACTGGGGGATTTTAATTGGAAATTGTATAATACTGTATTGACCAGCACAGCTTTTTGTAACTTGAATTCTTACTTTAGAAAGGGTTTTACAAAATACGACGACGATAGTATTGGAACTAATGGTATTAACTAAGATGCAATTTGGCATAAGCCCCCAGTAGCAGGTCTGGGGGCTTTTAATTGGAAATTGTATAGTGCTGTATTAGTCAGCACAGCTTTTTGTAACTTGAATTCCAACTTTAGAAAGGGTTTTACAAATACGACGTTGCTAGTATTGGAACAAATGAGTTATGAATAGCGCTAATATAAGCCTCTAGATCGTCGCTGGGGGCTTTTTATTGGAAACTATATAGTGCTGTATTAGCCAACACTGCTTTTTGTAATCTAAACTCCTGCTTTAGACAGGGTTTGACAAATACCACGTCGCTAGTATTGGAATAAAAGAGTTATGAATAGCGCTAATATAAGCCTCCAGATCGTCGCTGGGGGTTTTTTATTGGAAACTGTATAGTGCTGTATTAGCCAACACTGCTTTTTGTAATCTAAACTCCTGCAATAGACAAGAATACGACGTTGCTAGTATTGGAACAAATGAGTTATGCACAACAGCGTTGGAACGAACCCCTTTTTAAGGCGATCGCCGCAGGCGTTCTGATCTTAACTGAACCGTATTGAGTCGTCGGGCTAAAAATTTATTAGCAAAAATGCGGAAAGTCGGAACGTTCCTCTGTATAAAAATGTGTAAGCTATATAAAAATCAACCCGTGTCTGAGGGATTTACAGGTATGACTGACCCCGTAACAACCTTAACAGCTTTTGCGATCGCTGAATTTGCCTTCAAAAAGTTTTTCGAGTCCAGTGTCGGTAAGCTGGGGGAAAAGTTCACCCAAACAGCGCTTACCAAGATGGATGAACTGCACCAGAAGATTCGGGATAAGTTACGCGGGAACCCTAGAGCCGAAAAAGCCTTGCAGGAAGTAGAAAAAGGCTCAAAAGACCATTTGAATAAACTGGCGGTTTATTTAGAAGATGAAATGAAGGATAACCCCGATTTTGCCGCACAGGTAAGCACTTTAGCTCAAGAAATCAAAGCCGGTAAAATTCAAGATAACAGCCACATGGTGATGAACATTGACGGGCAAAACAATACTGGTAACCAAAGCAAAAATGAAGTGACTAATGAAGGTGGCACAAATTACATAGGTAACAATACCATCAACAATCATTACCAGCAACCTTGACTAGAGTCGTCCGGAGGGGAACGGACAAAGATAAATCCTGTTAGTTCTATTATCAACGAATTACCCCCTGAAACCCAGAATTGGCACGGGCGGATAGAGGAACTTGCCCAAATGCAAGAATGGTTGCAAGCGGATAACGTGCGTTTAATTGGCATTACCGGGACTGGTGGTTATGGCAAATCTTCCCTGGTTGCAAAAATCTTTGCAACTGCACAAAGCTTTGAAAAGCAAGTTTGGGCAACTTTTAGCCAAAATTACCCCTTTGCGGTTTGGGGACGCTGGTTATTGGAAAAGTTAGGCAAAGCAACACCTGAAAAAGAAGCAGATTTATTAACTGCAGTTTGTAATAATTTGCGAACAGGGCGCTATTTGCTGGTATTGGATAACTTAGAAACTCTGCTAGAGGCAAACGGAGAATGGCATGATAAAACTTACTATGACTTCTTGCTGCGGTGGTTGAGTAGCCACACTGAGACTGTTATTTTAGTAACTAGCCGCGAACAACCTCAACTACCGCCTAATACCCTGAATTACTGCCGTTGGTTGCCATTGAAAGGACTTTCAACCGATGCTGGGGTAGCACTGCTAGAAGATTTAGATATTCAAGGTGCTGATGCAGAAATCAGAGAATTTGTCAAGCGAGCGGATGGACATCCTTTATTAATCAAGCTGGTGGCTGGAGTATTGCACGCTGATGAAGGAGATGTGGTTGATATCAGCGCTTTGAGACAAAATATCTTTGAGATTTTGGGGTTACATCGATACGACTCAGAAGCGAGTATTGGTAAGATTCTTGATGCCAGTATTGCCCGGTTAACGCCAAAGTTACAACAACTATTATTTAATTTAAGCGTATATCGCCCCGCTTTTAACGCCACAGCCGCAGCCGCACTTTTACCAGAACAAGAAGTCACACAAGCGGATTTGCGGGGATTGGCTAAAAGATCGCTTTTGCAAGAAAACAAACTAGAAAGCGGTTGGGTATTTGAGTTTCAGCCGTTAATTTTGGCTTATCTGAAACAGCAAGCGGGTGATTTAACCGAAGTACATGAAAGAGCGATCGCCTACTATCAATCTATCGCTACAGAATCTTGGCACACGATAGAAGATATCACACCACAACTAGAAATTTTTTATCACCTGTGTGAACTTAAGCAATATCGACAAGCTAATAACATTCTTTATTTCTGCCACAATTTTTTGGATTTGAGAGGATATTACACTACCATTATTGAATTATCTAGCCGACTAGAAAAGGAATGGCAACCAAGTAACCAAGATGAAAATAGTGAATTTGCATATGTTCTCACATCTTTGGGTAATGCTTACCAATTTTTGGGACAATACCAAATTGCGATTGATTACCATCATCAGTCACTGGCTATTTTTCTTGAGATAGGCGATCGCAAAGGTGAAGCTATTTCTCTAAATAATTTGGGCAATGCTTACAATTTCTTGGGACAATACCAAATTGCGATTGATTACCATCATCAGTCACTGGCTATTAAACTTGAGATAGGCGATCGCACACGTGAAGGTGGCTCACTATGCAATCTAGGAAATGCTTACCGTTCCTTGGGACAATACCAACAGGCAATTGATTACTATCAGCAAGCATTAATAGTTTTAGGAGAAACTGGTCAGCGTGAATTTCGAGCCAATTCTCTAGCTGGTTTGGGCAATGCTTACAATTCCTTGGGACAGTACCAAATTGCGATTGATTACTCTCAGCAGTCACTGGCTATCTTTATTGAGATAAGCGCTCGTAGAAGTGAAACTGCTTCTCTAAATGATTTTGGCAAAGCTTACAATTCCTTGGGACAATACCAAAAGGCGATTGATTACCATCAGCAGTCACTGGCTATTTCTCTTGAGATAGGCGATCGTAAAGGTGAAGCTACTTCTCTAAATAATTTGGGCAATGCTTACCGTTCCTTGGGACAATACCAACAGGCTATTGATTACTATCAACAAGCATTGATAGTTTTACGAGAAACTAATCATCATGATTTTCGAGCCAATTCTCTAACTGGTTTGGGTAGTACTTACTATTCGTTAGGACAATACCAACAGGCGATTGATTACTATCAGCAGTCACTTGCTATTTCTCTTGAGATAGGCGATCGCAAAGGTGAAGCTGCTTCTCTAAATAATTTGGGCTGTGCTTACCAATCTTTGGGACAATACCAAAAAGCGATTAATTTCTATCAGCAGTCACTGGCTATTAAACGAGAGATAGGCGATCGCAATGGTGAAGCTGCTTCTTTGACTAATTTGGGCTGTGCTTACCAATCTTTGGGACAATACCAAAAGGCGATTGATTACCATCAGCAGTCACTTGCTATTGAACGTGAGATAGGCGATCGCAAAGGTGAAGCTATTTCTCTAGGTAATTTGGGCAATACTTACATTTGTTTGAGAGAATATCAACAAGTAATTGACTGTTATCAGCAATTATTAACGATCCAACGTGAGATGGGCGATCGCAATGGTGAAGCCAAATCACTTCAAAATCTTGCTCAGCTTTATCATTTAACAGGCAGAATTAAGGAAGGTTACGCAGCTGGTATTCAAGCTACTCAAATTCAACAAGAACTAGAACTTCCTATTGAAGCTTGGGCTATACCAAAATGGCAAAAGTCAATTGCTAAATTTGCTCTACGTGGTAAATTACAGTTGGGTTTATGTTTTCTGGCGGGGTTATTCGCTTTCCCCTTTGCCCTAGTTTTCATTGTGTCGGTGATGTTGTGGCGCGTGGGAAAATCTCAATTACTGCGGCGTTGAAAGTTTTTTCCAAAGGGCGTAACTCAAATCTTGCACTTTATCGGTGAGTACGCCTTGAACTAAAGTTCAAGGCTAATAGATCAAGTCCGTTAAAACGGACTCAAAGACTTACCCAGTCCGTTTTAACGGACTTTGGTTTTGAGCCAAGAAATTTATTTCTTGGCGGACGAATACTATGGTGCAAGATCTGAGCCTGCAACTAGCGGCTTCGTAGTCAGCAAAATATGAAAGAAACACCTTTTTCCCTTACACCCCTACACCCTTACACCCCTGTGTTTCGTAAGCAA
This portion of the Brasilonema sennae CENA114 genome encodes:
- a CDS encoding tetratricopeptide repeat protein — translated: MNELPPETQNWHGRIEELAQMQEWLQADNVRLIGITGTGGYGKSSLVAKIFATAQSFEKQVWATFSQNYPFAVWGRWLLEKLGKATPEKEADLLTAVCNNLRTGRYLLVLDNLETLLEANGEWHDKTYYDFLLRWLSSHTETVILVTSREQPQLPPNTLNYCRWLPLKGLSTDAGVALLEDLDIQGADAEIREFVKRADGHPLLIKLVAGVLHADEGDVVDISALRQNIFEILGLHRYDSEASIGKILDASIARLTPKLQQLLFNLSVYRPAFNATAAAALLPEQEVTQADLRGLAKRSLLQENKLESGWVFEFQPLILAYLKQQAGDLTEVHERAIAYYQSIATESWHTIEDITPQLEIFYHLCELKQYRQANNILYFCHNFLDLRGYYTTIIELSSRLEKEWQPSNQDENSEFAYVLTSLGNAYQFLGQYQIAIDYHHQSLAIFLEIGDRKGEAISLNNLGNAYNFLGQYQIAIDYHHQSLAIKLEIGDRTREGGSLCNLGNAYRSLGQYQQAIDYYQQALIVLGETGQREFRANSLAGLGNAYNSLGQYQIAIDYSQQSLAIFIEISARRSETASLNDFGKAYNSLGQYQKAIDYHQQSLAISLEIGDRKGEATSLNNLGNAYRSLGQYQQAIDYYQQALIVLRETNHHDFRANSLTGLGSTYYSLGQYQQAIDYYQQSLAISLEIGDRKGEAASLNNLGCAYQSLGQYQKAINFYQQSLAIKREIGDRNGEAASLTNLGCAYQSLGQYQKAIDYHQQSLAIEREIGDRKGEAISLGNLGNTYICLREYQQVIDCYQQLLTIQREMGDRNGEAKSLQNLAQLYHLTGRIKEGYAAGIQATQIQQELELPIEAWAIPKWQKSIAKFALRGKLQLGLCFLAGLFAFPFALVFIVSVMLWRVGKSQLLRR